In Penaeus vannamei isolate JL-2024 chromosome 14, ASM4276789v1, whole genome shotgun sequence, one DNA window encodes the following:
- the LOC113823669 gene encoding uncharacterized protein, translated as MLWWPLTTITSWMLDQQSSPCVENTLPSYGSLPFTPDIVYCCWSPSSRGLERRLRSYSVSPVAETGRIMAVNKSPVKVPPFGLIVVAVGRASQTLSLAVECIGVTSGSICRPWTGQDEAPVDIADSTEGVKRR; from the exons ATGCTATGGTGGCCACTGACGACCATCACATCTTGGATGCTGGATCAACAGTCGTCGCCGTGTGTGGAGAATACACTGCCGAGCTATGGGTCCTTGCCGTTTACACCTGACATCGTGTATTGTTGCTGGTCGCCGTCGTCGAGGGGGCTGGAGCGGCGCCTTCGATCGTATTCTGTAAGTCCGGTTGCGGAGACCGGAAGAATTATGGCTGTCAACAAATCTCCAGTAAAG GTTCCCCCTTTTGGCTTGATTGTTGTGGCTGTGGGTCGAGCGAGCCAGACACTTTCCTTGGCAGTAGAATGTATCGGGGTTACAAGCGGCAGCATCTGTAGGCCTTGGACGGGACAAGACGAAGCACCAGTAGACATAGCAGACTCAACAGAAGGGGTCAAGAGGCGCTAA
- the LOC138864041 gene encoding mucin-2-like codes for MKVVLSSLQPTRTIQILFSLSDDGNRYLNSVFRMMQTRINAPLFPMTTKIHVLFPTTTNHVLFPTTTTTTNHVLFPTTTTTTNHVLFPTTTTTNHVLFPTTTTTNHVLFPTTTTTNHVLFPTTTTTNHVLFPTTTTTNHVLFPTTTTTNHVLFPTTNHVLFPTTTTTNHVLFPTTTNHVLFPTTTTTNHVLFPTTTTNHVLFPTTTTNHVLFPTTTTTNHVLFPTTTTTNHVLFPTTTTTNHVLFPTTTTTNHVLFPTTTTNHVLFPTTTNHVLFPTTTTNHVLFPTTTTNHVLFPTTTTNHVLFPTTTNHVLFPTTTTNHVLFPTTTTNHVLFPTTTTNHVLFPTTTIHVLFPTTTIHVLFSLPDDDDPRPLLSSRRRRRSTSSSLFPTTTTIHVLFSLPDDDDDPRPLLFPTTTINVLFSPRRRRTTSSSLSPTTTMTIHVLFPTTIHVLFSSLFPTTTIHVLFSSRRRRRQTTSSSLFPTATMTNHVLFSLPDDDDDDDPRPLLSSRRRRRSTSSALFPTTTTTIHVLFSLPDDDDDDPRPLLSSRRRRRPTSSSLFPATTTTIHVLFSLPDDDDPRPLLFPTTTYVLSSRRRQSTSSSFFPTTTAHVLFSLPDDDVPRPILSSRRRRSTSSLPDDDEDSRHLPDDDDDPRLISSR; via the exons ATGAAAGTCGTCCTGTCCTCTCTTCAACCCACGAGGACGATACagatcctcttttctctttctgatgACGGCAATCGCTATCTAAATTCTGTTTTCCGGATGATGCAAACGAGGATCAACGCCCCTCTCTTCCCGATGACGACTAAAATTCACGTCCTCTTCCCGACGACGACAAACCACGTCCTcttcccgacgacgacgacgacgacgaaccacgtcctcttcccgacgacgacgacgacgacgaaccacgtcctcttcccgacgacgacgacgacgaaccacgtcctcttcccgacgacgacgacgacgaaccacgtcctcttcccgacgacgacgacgacgaaccacgtcctcttcccgacgacgacgacgacgaaccacgtcctcttcccgacgacgacgacgacgaaccacgtcctcttcccgacgacgacgacgacgaaccacgtcctcttcccgacgacgaaccacgtcctcttcccgacgacgacgacgacgaaccacgtcctcttcccgacgacgacgaaccacgtcctcttcccgacgacgacgacgacgaaccacgtcctcttcccgacgacgacgacgaaccacgtcctcttcccgacgacgacgacgaaccacgtcctcttcccgacgacgacgacgacgaaccacgtcctcttcccgacgacgacgacgacgaaccacgtcctcttcccgacgacgacgacgacgaaccacgtcctcttcccgacgacgacgacgacgaaccacgtcctcttcccgacgacgacgacgaaccacgtcctcttcccgacgacgacgaaccacgtcctcttcccgacgacgacgacgaaccacgtcctcttcccgacgacgacgacgaaccacgtcctcttcccgacgacgacgacgaaccacgtcctcttcccgacgacgacgaaccacgtcctcttcccgacgacgacgacgaaccacgtcctcttcccgacgacgacgacgaaccacgtcctcttcccgacgacgacgacgaaccacgtcctcttcccgacgacgacgatccacgtcctcttcccgacgacgacgatccacgtcctcttctctcttcccgacgacgacgatccacgtcctcttctctcttcccgacgacgacgacgatccacgtcctcttctctcttcccgacgacgacgacgatccacgtcctcttctctcttcccgacgacgacgacgatccacgtcctcttctcttcccgacGACGACGATCAACGTCCTCTTCTCTCCCCGACGACGACGAAccacgtcctcttctctctccccgacGACAACGATGACGATCCACGTCCTCTTCCCGACGACGATCcacgtcctcttctcttctctcttccccacgaCGACGATCCACGTCCTATTCTCTTCCCGACGGCGACGAC GACAAAccacgtcctcttctctcttcccgacGGCGACGATGACAAAccacgtcctcttctctcttcccgacgacgacgacgacgacgatccacgtcctcttctctcttcccgacgacgacgacgatccacgtcctctgctctcttcccgacgacgacgacgacgatccacgtcctcttctctcttcccgacgacgacgacgacgatccacgtcctcttctctcttcccgacgacgacgacgacccacgtcctcttctctcttcccggcgacgacgacgacgatccacgtcctcttctctcttcccgacgacgacgatccacgtcctcttctcttcccgacGACAACCTACGTCCTCTCTTCCCGACGACGACAATCCacgtcctcttctttcttcccgaCGACGACGGCCCACGTCCTCTTCTCACTTCCCGACGACGACGTTCCAcgtcctattctctcttcccgaCGACGACGATCCACGTCCTCTCTTCCCGACGACGACGAAGATTCACGTCATcttcccgacgacgacgacgatccaCGTCTAATCTCTTCTAGATAA